In the Mytilus galloprovincialis chromosome 10, xbMytGall1.hap1.1, whole genome shotgun sequence genome, one interval contains:
- the LOC143048510 gene encoding c-Myc-binding protein-like: protein MTTYRGADSKREEFRKYLEKAGVLDALTKVLVGLYEEPEKPNNALDFLKQHLGASGPETADVEALKLEVTELRQKIEQLTEENNELKTKVQQYEPEGQETQ, encoded by the exons GGAGCTGACAGCAAGAGAGAGGAGTTCAGAAAATATTTAGAGAAAGCAGGTGTATTAGATGCCTTAACAAAAG ttttgGTTGGGTTGTATGAAGAACCAGAAAAGCCAAATAATGCATTGGA CTTTTTAAAACAGCATTTGGGAGCTTCAGGTCCAGAAACAGCGGATGTTGAGGCTTTAAAATTAGAAGTAACAGAACTTAGACAGAAAATAGAACAGCTGACagaggaaaacaatgaattaaaaacaaaG GTACAACAATATGAGCCAGAAGGACAAGAAACTCAATGA